A single region of the Nicotiana sylvestris chromosome 6, ASM39365v2, whole genome shotgun sequence genome encodes:
- the LOC138871572 gene encoding uncharacterized protein, which translates to MMKSLSINVPLVEALEKMPGYTKFMKDLVTKKRSMDYETIKMTHRVSAIVHSMAPKLEDPDTFTISRTIGSAKFAKALCDLGASINLMPYSVFKTLGIGQPRATSMRLQMADRTMKRPLGIVDDVLIRVDKFILPPDFVILDCEVDYEVDAILVVLQKWKKEIE; encoded by the exons atgatgaagagcttatcaatcaatgttcctttggtggaagctcttgagaAAATGCCGGGCTACaccaagttcatgaaagacttggtgactaaaaagagatccatggactatgagaccatcaaaatgactcaccgagtaagtgcaattgtgcactcgatggctccaaagcttgaagatcccgacaCTTTCACCATCTCACGTACCATTGGGAGCGCAAAGTTTGCAAAGGCATTGTGCGATTTGGgtgcaagtatcaatttgatgccttactccgtgttcaaaactttgggtattgggcaaccgagggctacttcaatgaggttgcaaatggcggatagaactatgaagaggccGCTTGGTATTGTAGATGATGTTCTTATTCGGGTGGACAAGTTCATTTTACCccctgattttgtgatcttggattgtgaggttgattatgag gtagatgccaTATTGGTGGTtctccaaaaatggaagaaggaaatTGAATGA